In a single window of the Cucurbita pepo subsp. pepo cultivar mu-cu-16 chromosome LG18, ASM280686v2, whole genome shotgun sequence genome:
- the LOC111780283 gene encoding transcription factor bHLH149-like, whose product MDAIASNLEESRSSDFTEQRPSKRRKIESENQAAEICSARSTDLKRRWRTESEQQIYSSKLVEALHRVTRRTASPPAKSSINGRKVRETADTVLAVAAKGKTRWSRAILTNRLELKLKNHKKAKPAGNCFRPKKLKIRYETRKLPTVQRKVQTLGRLVPGCRKISFPNLLDEATDYIAALQMQVRAMTAVAELLAGTPADQQQSFRTNS is encoded by the coding sequence ATGGATGCGATTGCTTCGAACTTAGAAGAGTCGAGAAGTTCTGATTTCACGGAGCAGCGGCCGAGTAAACGCCGAAAAATCGAATCGGAGAATCAAGCGGCGGAGATTTGCAGCGCCAGATCTACGGATTTAAAAAGACGGTGGAGAACAGAGTCGGAGCAACAGATTTACTCTTCGAAACTAGTCGAGGCGCTTCACCGCGTAACTCGGAGAACCGCATCGCCGCCAGCGAAATCTTCAATCAACGGCCGAAAAGTCCGCGAGACGGCGGACACAGTCCTTGCCGTTGCCGCCAAAGGCAAGACTCGCTGGAGCAGAGCCATCCTGACGAATCGGCTCGAGCTCAAACTCAAGAATCACAAGAAGGCGAAGCCGGCTGGAAACTGTTTCCGGccgaagaaattgaaaattaggtACGAGACGAGAAAATTGCCGACGGTACAGAGGAAAGTTCAAACTCTCGGGCGCCTGGTTCCCGGCTGCCGTAAAATCTCATTCCCGAACCTCCTTGACGAAGCTACGGATTATATCGCCGCTCTACAGATGCAGGTCCGCGCCATGACAGCCGTCGCCGAGCTTCTCGCCGGCACTCCGGCTGATCAACAACAAAGCTTCAGAACAAATTCGTAG